The window CATAAATAGGGAAGTATCTGAATTTAGTCAGGTggaatggaggagagagagagagagagagagagagagagaaaaaagagattcTTTGGGTGTTATTATGGAGATAAAATAGAGGAGAAACAACCTAAGATTTAGGATCATGTAACTAGCTACCGATGGGAGACTGgtgaaagggaagagagaaattttttaCTAGAAAAAATGATTGAGAGGGGAGTTCTTTCGtcttgaaatcaaaatcgaaatcTAAATAATATTCATTACTCTTTTGGGCATTTATCGAAAGAATACAATGGATTGGATTTTGACCAATCTGTTTCTCCAGGGAAATTAATATCTCCATGGATCGAGTAGGGGAGGCTATCAACTAAAAGGGAAAAGATAGGAatagaaggagaaagaagggagaaatcTTCCTACCATGGAaggtgagagagaaagaaggaaaaccaGAAttgtgggggaagggagagaggagggagaagagggaagatcAATATCTCTTACCAaattgagagagaaaagggagaggagagagaagagatagcGCATAAGTTTCCAAACAAACAATTCGATCCTTcaattccaaattccaaatcATGGAGAGGGGGTTGATTACATTATTATTTATATGAACAGAATAGATTTCCTAGATTAACTCAACTAAGACTTTCCTAATTAGACAGCTAAGGATCCTAAATTTCCTAAACTAAATTGAAGACTAATACCTTAGGATAAGGTAAATTCTTATTCAACCATCACCAACATGGGACCcactaataaaataataatttttgtgCATCCCCCTTAACACCCTACTTTTCGGCTTTATATTTCAGCCCATTACAACGATAAATCCCCAAAAAATTAAAGCCCAACATAAACCTATACTAAAATCTGGCTAAAATTTAAACTGAGCCTTAAACCGGGCCTGCATTCCCACCCAccccaaatttttttccttctattagTGAATATTACCGTTGCTTTTATCTATCAGGACCAGGATATGTTTTGTCTATGGGACAAGATAAAGTTGTCAGGGGTCCAGTTGGGATTCCAGCATTGCCTGCTATGCCAAAAAAATCAGGAGTTCAGGCTAAACCAACAACTAGTGGGTCATCGAGAGAGCAGTCAGATGATGATGAGCTTGAAGGTGAAACAGAAATTACAGAGAATATGGATCCTGCTGATGCAAAACGTGTAAGGAGGTAACTTTAGCTCTCTCTGTTATTGTGCTAATCTTTTCATTTGACTTAGGGGTTGGTGCATGATGCTGTGTCCTTGGTACTGGCAATTGTATGAATTTGTATGGCTTCCTGAAGGAACAATACAATCCAGCTGTAGGCATCTACATTTATCTTTTAGGTGTACCATTCAGTGCCTTGACATCCATCATATTCAATATTTGTTTCAAGTGTGGAGCGCATTAAACAATTTTGTAACATAGATGAATCTTTGCATTCTTTTGGTGTTTGTTGTTTGTAGTTTACTTCCTTTCTCTGATCTTTCTCCTGTTACTCAGGATGCTGTCAAACAGAGAGTCAGCTAGACGTTCGAGAAGGAGAAAACAGGCACATTTGAGTGAGCTTGAAACACAGGTTTGGCACCATATCTTGGTATAACTACTTTTCGTCTCCAGTGATTTCATATATGTTTCTGAAGACTTTGCTGTGTATGGCACCCTAGGTTTCACAATTAAGAGTTGAGAACTCTTCATTATTGAAGCGTCTTGCTGATATAAATCATAAGTACACTCAAGCAGCAGTAAACAACAGAATTCTTAAAGCAGATGTTGAAACAATGAGGGCAAAGGTAAGCCATCACTGCTTCTGTTTCTGTCGGCCAAGTTTCTAACCAACTATCAATACTTATTCCATCATGgataattgatttttttatttttttatttttgagttcTTTTATTGTTTGGTTGATCTTGCaacaaatatttttattaagCATTATGAGTGTAGTGGTTTCTTAAGCATATTGTGGTCTTCTAAAAATATGTGGGTTTACTGTAAAATGTTGATAGTGAAAAAAAGTATTATATTTCATTTCCAGAAAAGAGGTTAActacatttacacacacacacacacacacagatgcACAGAAGAGTTGATAACCCAAACTTTAACCAACAGAAGCTTATAAATTAACCCCTGGCTATATATTTCCTAGTTGTTTTTCTATATTCTTGGTTCAAGAATATGTttgattttctcttttgttgcCAAAAAGTGTTGGACTGATGGAGTATTTTTCCTGATCCAAAGTGAGGGAGCTTTCACTGCTTTGAGGATAACCTTGTTTTATGGGTCCTTTTTCCTCAGTAGGCTTAACGGTGGCTTGTCAAATGTCATAGATATTAATTTTTTGAAGCTCTAATATTGTAGGAAATCTTAGCTTCAGCTAAGCCCCTCCCAAAATTCTCAATAAGTTGGGGTGTACACAatgttctctttcttgttttttttttggtgtgtgcgtgtgtgtgtgtgtgtggaggaGGGGGGGACGTTTTCTTCCCTCTTGTAAAAatcttttatatatttattgtgTGTAAATTTTGCTCGTGTCACTCCTGAAAGTGGaagaatccataaaaaaaaattctttgatAAGTCTACATTGTTGAAGATCTGTTATTACATTCCTGCTTGATATAGGAGATTTTGGTTCAACAATCCTGATACTTAATGTCTCCAAATCTCCTTCCCCTCCTCCCTCTCTTCCTGTTTTATTATTGTACATAATACTGAAAGGCTTACAATCATAGGTGTCTTTTGGAAATAAATTCTTACATAGAATGTATAATATATtcatataaagaaaaaaaaaaaaacaaaatacacaATGGAAAGGAAATGAGTTGCACtgaagtaagaaaaaaaaaaattcttaaaagaAATACATGGGAACATTTTAAGCTAGTTTCATACAAAATTTTGTGAACTACAAAATAATGATTCTATAATGCGTTTGCTATAAGCGTCACATGCCTGCATAGAGACGAGTTACTGTTACATTaatagtatgttttcttgttacTTCCAGGTAAAGGCAGCAGAAGAAACCGTTAAGAGAGTGACAGGGTTGAATCCACTGTTCCCGGCCATGTCTGAAATACCGCAGATGGGCATGCCATATACGGGCAGCCCGTCTGATGTGTCTGCAGATGCTGCTGCTGTTCCAGTGCAAGATGACCCCAAGCAGCACTTCTATCAACCTGTTCCTCCTCCCGGTGGTGCTATTGCCACTAATCCACTTGATGGAAGAGTGCAAAGTGGCTTGCCTGATATTCCTCCAGCCCCAGTTGCTCCAATTGCTCCAGTTGATGAGATGCAGAATGTAAGTCGGGGTACAAAGATTGGCCGTACAGCTTCCATGCAGCAGGTAGCTAGCTTAGAACATCTTCAGAAGCGTATCCGTGGGGGTGGAACTTCTTGTGGACCTGTGCAATGGGATGCAGGGTGGGAACCGGGAACCCCTTAAGTGGTGGACGACAGTAACAAGCGTAACTGCTTGTTTGCGAAGGTTCAGAGGCATAGGATTTATTGCAGGATTTAATTTATGGCTCATGTATTGAACTCCTATTCTTTTCTATTGATATTGCAGAGGTTGAAACTGCATTTCTCACCTTCCATAGTaatattctcttttccctttcttgttGAGTCGATTTGGAGCCAATGCTTCCTCTGGTAATAGCCACTAGGAATGTCAAGGCCGGTAGGAAGTTGGTGGCACTTGTTCATCCCACACTCGTCATTTTGAAATCCTTcctaaacaaagaaaatgaaaatgctAATGTCGCAGGTCTGAGTCTCATGAGTATCACAGTCCAATGTTAACTCcggaaaaaataaattttatttgtaTTCAGCCCTTACGGCCTATGGAGGCTCCAAAACACAGTCCAATCATCTgaaagtcaagacaccaaacTTCAACAATAGGTACATTCGTTCATCATTCatcatttaggtgtctattaagAAAAAACATAACCCTCTTATATATGGAATCATATATTTTAATTCATATAAAATTCCAACAAAGTAGTCTATGATTTCTTTCAGCCCAGATGTGGTAAATCGATGAGCTGAATGAAAGCTTGATCACTTGAGTTACTAAGGAATTACCTTGGATATGAGTGGTCATCCATTCCACTTCTTCGTTCAAATTTGAAGGTCATGTGCTCCGACTGATTCTGGATAACCCCAATATGGTATTCCAAATCTCTTTGGAAAAGTTGCTTTGGAAGAATAAGTGATCTTGGGAATCCATGCCATCTGAACACAACACACTCACTACCTTTAATGAAAGGCAACCCATGTAACAAAGCTGAACCGAGGAATAGTATTCTTGAACCAAATGAGGCTGCCCCAGTGGACTTGAGTGTAATGGTAAACTAGTCTGATGGTGTGACAATTCAAATAATTCTGTCTTCCATCTGTGGGCAAATCTTGATTAGAGGGTCAAATGTTTTGAAAATTTCCCATAACATTATGAAGAAGAGTTTGAACTTGTTGGTCTCTTTTACGGCCGATACCAGGGATCAAAGATGATCCTTCAATTGAATGGAGGGTGGGATGTTGTAGCCATGGATCCAACCAAATATAGGTAGTAGCATCGGAGCCAATGAGGTGTCGAATGTTGGGCCCAGTGAGATGCCGAAGCTTCAAGATGGATTTTAGACATGGAGAACATGAAGCAGGAGGTTTAAGAGACGAAATCGTGGTCGCGTGGCCTGCATGgctcctatgcctagacacataaGTGCACAAAAGTACTACGTTACCCCCATAGAAAGGCAAAACTTGCTCAAGACAATACTTATATGCATGCTCACATTGGCCAGTGCACACGTGTAGGTTTTATAGCCCTGGCAGCGTTCTATCCCCCATTGTATAAAAGTTCCTGGCACAACAAAACATTGTCAACTATTGTCTACTTTTGATGAAAGTTgcttgacttttttttttttttttgggtgaaatgaAAGTTACTTGACTAGCCAACCCAATTTAGTTGGGATttttatcccttccaattccCTGCCCGACCTAGTTTCCCAGTGCCTCTAACAAAGGGGcacaatgatcaccttacctCTGCCCGAACACGCTGCCTGAGTGAGATCCCACCCCCTTATTATGCTTGGTGACACTAGCAACCAACTGTTTCCCGCCACAAGCAACCGACATTTGAAAAGAACCAACGAACTTTTAAATGGTTGAACTCTGTCCTCTGTCATTGATCTTTGAATGCTCTAGTGTTCTAAACGTAATTTAATGAAATGGGCAACCCTCACCACTCTAAAGCAATGCACCCAAATCCATGCTCATGTGATCATCACGGGAACGGCTCACCCTTCTGCAATACGTAACCTTCTGAAATGTATAGCAGTCGCGGATCATGGCGATACTGCATATGTCCTTTCCGTTTTTCGTCAAATTCCAAAACCCTCCACTTTTCTATGGAATACCGTCATCAGGGCCTGTTTGAGGAATCATGCCCCGCAGGAATCAATCGCTCTTTACATGAACATGTGTCGAGAGGATGTTGTTCCTGATGTTCACACGTTCCAATTCTTGTTCAAGGCATGCGCTCGGTGCTCCTCTACCCATATGGGGCGGACAATCCATGGCAACTTCCTCAAGCTCTGTGACGAGTCCGATGTTTTTGCTGGCAACTCTTTGATCCACATGTATTCCGAGTTAGGTCATCTTGATTTGGCCAAGAGAGTTTTTGATCAAATGGATCTTAAAGATGTGGTATCATGGACGACGATGGTTGGTATCTATGCTAAAAACGGGTCTATGGGTGAGGCTCTGAAGTTGTTTGATCAAATGCCTGAACGGAATGTCGTATCTTGGACTAGCATGGTTGCAGGTTATGCGCAAACAGATAAACCTGAAATGTCTATTCAATATTTCAGGAAGATGGTTTCAGCTAATATTAAGCCAGATGTTGTTGCCATGGTCTCGGTGCTCTCAGCTTGTGCCCCTTTAAGGGATTTGGACTTGGGCAAATGGATTCATCACTTCATCGTTAGAGAGCAGATCTGCATGAATGTAAATTTGGCTGTTGCTTTGATTGATATGTATGCAAAATGTGGAGACATAGATGCTGCTCAACAAGTTTTTGATAGTATGGATTGCAAGACTCTTGTGGCTTGGAACACCATAATTGATGGGTACTGCAAATTGGGCAAGCTGGATATTGCTCGTTCCCTCTTTGACCAGATGGATTATCGAGATGTTATCACATTCAACTCAATGATAACTGGATACATCCATAATAGTAGCTTCAAGGAGGCCTTGTTATTGTTTTCAAAGTTGCGAGGTTTTGGTTTAAAGCCTGATGATTTTACCGTTGCGAGTGCACTCACAGCTTGTGCAAATTTAGGTTCCCTATATTATGGAAGGATATTGCATGGTTATATCAAGGAGAATTTAACGCAAACAGATGTTTTTGTTGGGACTACACTTCTGGATATGTACTCAAAATGTGGGAGGATAGATCGAGCGATGCAGGTCTTCAAAAGAATGCCAAAGAAGGATGTGTTAGCTTGGACTGCTATGATTTCAGGCCTTGCAATGCATGGAGATGGGAAATCTGCTATTGCTCTGTTCTTGTTAATGCGAGAAGAAGGGATACAGCCAAACAGAGTCACATATATCGGTGTTTTGAGTGCTTGTAGCCACGTGGGCCTTGTTGAAGAGGGTCATTTTCATTTCAATGAGATGAGGTATTTATACAAGATAGAGCCTGAGATTGAGCACTATGGTTGCATGGTTGATCTCCTTGGTCGCTCTGGTTATCTTAAGGATGCTGAAAGGTTCATAGAAAGTATGCCCATTGAACCAAATGCTGTTATTTGGGGTTCTCTATTAGGTTCCTGCAGGGTTTATAATGAAGTGGAACTAGCAGAGAAAGCAGCAAAGCACCTCCTTGTTTTGGAACCCCAGAAAGATGCAGTTTATATCTTATTATACAACATATATGCCAGCACAGGAAGGTGGGCGAGTGCCTTTGAGATTCGAGGCATGATGGAAGATCGTGGCATCAAAAAGTCAGTTGGGTGTAGTTCCATTATGATTGGGGGAAGTGTACACGAGTTTGTATCTGGTGATAGATCACATCCTGAATTTGATAAGATAAACATTATGATGGGTGAAATAGCAGAGAGATTGATGTTGGCGGGTCACATGCCCAACCCATCAGAGGTCTCACTAGATATAGACGAGGAGGATAAGGAACAGACTTTGTTCAGTCATAGTGAGAAATTGGCTATTGCTTTTGGAATCCTCAAACTTGGAAACAATATCCCTATTCATATTCTTAAGAACTTGCGTATTTGCAGGGATTGCCACTCTGCCATTAAAATGATTGCTAAAATTTGGAACAGAGAGATTGTAGTTAGGGATCGGAGTCGCTTCCATCACTTTAAACAAGGAGGATGTTCATGTGGTGATTTTTGGTGatgttatttgattgaattggTGAGTATCTGTTCCTCCAACCTTTATTTCAAAAAACTGGAAAAATTTGACAATTCATGTAGTTTGGGTTGCACTTGAGCCAAGCATCAGTTTGGCAAAGAGATCTTCCAAAGAGCAAAGAGTGCCAATGAATACTGACTGGTCTTGTCAAGCCCTCTCTCACTATCATGAAATGTTGTAACTTTTAAGCAAACATCCTAAGGGAGCTAAAATGTTGTACTCATACAATTCAAAAATATGACTAATCTATGACTCTACAGATTCTTTGGTTGGGATGTTAGTTCTTATTCAAGTTTCTGTATTGAGGAAGAGGAAACATAttggtttcttggtcatctcaCTCTCGTATCGAGTTCAAAGTTCCACCTAGGTACTATAAGCTTGCAAACTTCAGATAGGCATCCCATTGGCATCTCTAGACATCCATGTAGTATTAATGTATTAGAAACCTGAAAATCCTGAACTAAGCATCAGTGCACTTCAGTGCCACTGATGTTAAGTGTTACACACAGAAATGCTCCCTAACATGCTTTCTTCCAATCTTTCTTGATGGAATCACAGAGCAAAAGATCACCTCTTCACTAGGACGATTGTAGTCTGTACTAACCATTAATTCATTTCCCTTTTGTTCCATATTCTTGGGTTGTTTCCCGATTCGAATCTGTACCAGTCTTTTTCACATAAGGTTAGGAGTTCAAGACAAAGCACAACCTAATCACAATGACAGTCTAAAGGCTTAAATCATATCTTTGTCTCTTGCTACATAATCACTGCATTCCTGCAACCATAAGTGGGAGTCatagttattttctttatttcacaTTCTTTGTCAAGTCACGAAACCATGATAATTTAAAGttattttttatgttcataTATAAATTGGAAAAATAAGTGGTTCTTCAGGTTCATAAAGCCTCATTACAATTGCTATTTTAGATTTTCTAGTTTCTTGCATGTACACCTCACCCAGACACCCTGAAAACCTTTCAAGAGGCCAACTTTGCACCACCACCATGCATGCCTATTTTCAAAACTAAGTTTCCTCTTTTGTATGGACAACTGCATGATACCACACTATTCCATGCCAACTCACCCAAGTGGTGGTTGGCTTCCCACTCTTATGTTACCTTTGTATAATTAAATTCTAATCCAAATCCTAATTAGGAAAACGTTAACATCAAGAGAAACTTGACACCCAAAGCATTATGAATGCCAATCaacagtaaaagaaaaaaaaaaaggaaaaggctgTGCATGCCACCAAGGTGCTCAGCATGTGTCATCTTCTCTCCTCATTTGGAAATGACCCCCTTGCTCTCCAGTGTCATGTCCTGTGATTGGTGTATGTCCCTTGCTTATTTAAAGTCGATGAcatacccaaccctctcccattaaaaaaaagtagCTTATATTtcccttctttccctctcaCTTAAAAGTATTCACAATTTTTAAATACAAATTTATATTGAATAATAAAGTGTTCATGCTTTTGTGAACTTAGCAAACTCCTACTAATTATGTTATGGGAATGCGATATTTGTCCAAAAGCACGGCCCCTACGCCAGTATAGcaggggccaatgggagagcgCATAGAAGCAGGGGTGGCATATCCGCCTTTCATGAGGGTGCAGTCATTTTACCCCCTCTGAGTCTGGCGTAGCGTGCATGGTCCCAAATAGAGTTCTTTTTGCCTTATATCATACCTTAAGTGTTGGTAGAGCTACAATCGATGTGACATTTGGCACGACCTCATGGTAACATGCgatattttctttcattattttctaaGCATCACAGATAATTTTATTGATTGTGGTGTGAGAGGACAAGGctttggttgttgttgttgtatagtGTGAGTAACCCTTATCAGTTACtagttttaattaattattattgggTCCTTCATGGCATCACTATGTCTATGACATGCATGGACTAACCCATATACAGTCATGTGACAAAATAGTAAAATATCATACTTCACTATAGATAGTGATGGAAAAGACTCCTTGTTATGAATATGGTAAAAAAacatttgtaaaaaaaaagtaactttattataaatattttacGGATCCATTgtcaagtatttttttttagaagcccaAATGTAGATCTTAGAACCTCATGTATTTTCTGCCAAAATTACTCTGATAAAATTGTTTATCAATTCAATAGTAGCTATTAGTCTTCAATGAGATTCTTATTTGTGGTatattagtattttattattGAGTTACACTCGtcctttatcttcttttcttttcggtCTTTTCTCAATAACaaaggttttatttatttttttgttttaagaaaGAAAGTTTATGATCCCTCAATCAGGTAATTGACACCGTGGTCTAGCGCTCCAGATCAAAGAAACATAATATTTTTCTCGTCACaaacccttttccttttttcactTACACAAATTTAAAGATAATTCAGCATTATctaacaataaaataaattaaggaaaaaaaaatccttcttgtctcctttctctgttttttccgtcccttccttctccataaaaatattttaatttaatatttcataaaaaaaaaaatacatttattATAATACTTTAGTTATATTAATCTTTTAGTAGTAGATTGTGTGGTTTATAGACTTTAAGTGtttaattttaagtttaatctaaaataaaataaaaagaaaaggaaaagaaataaactcaTTGGCTTGCCTATGTGTACATCATGGtcaaggaatcggtatcggatcaaCCGTATTGTATCAGTATCAGTAGAAACTGACACGATATCGATCCAGGTACTAATcaaaggtaaaaatgtaaataaaatcgGATTTTATTGAAATTTAAGGGTAGAATTTTCCGATCCCGACTGATCTGAGCCGATGTAgatcggtattgtatcggtaTCGGCCGAGACCGATACAGATCCCGATTAAAACCTTGGTGTACACACATGCAAAAATGATCAATTTAAGATGGCAATGCGAATGAGAATTGGGTTGGCCACTGCAGCTTTCCTCCTTCCATATCCCATCTCCGGCGGACCCCTGTGAGGACGCCTGTCAGACCTTTTCACTTCTTCACGTaagacctctctctctcatggtcGCTACGTCGACCGTAGCATTTACAAGTTCTTCGATCATTTCTCTACTGAAAAAATGCTACTTGATTATATTTCTGTTCTTCTAATCTTCGAACATTAGCAGTTGCTCTTAGTTTGCAACAATCAAAACCTTCCACTTGTTGCCCTGACTTATGGGTTCTCTTCACATCATTTTCTTTCTCCAAGTTCACAGACTTATTTTGAAGGAGAATGGATTCACAGATTTCTATTGAGTGACAGTATCAGAATGAATAACCAGTTGTAGCTGTTACAGTGGGTTCTTGGTCATCCCTGAAAGTTGTTTATATTTGATCCTTGTTCTCCGCTTTCCCTAATGGAGATGTGATAAGAACAaggaaatttaattaaaatattacaaattAGGTGCATGGGTAAGGGGGAAAAGTGATAAGAACATGTTGTAGTTGTACAGGGATACCTTGGCAAGGGATGAGGACTGGCCATGCCAATAATCTAAGTTTGCTTCCCTATTCCCGTGAGTCGTGATATGGTTTCAAATTGgaatatttataattattgcTTAAACTTAACTCTACATTTGCACTGGTTTCTTGTTCATTTTAAACTCAGATTCATAGTTGTAAGAACCTTCGACTCTTTGACATGGGTAACTGGCCCTACAATGAAATATCACTCCTGCTTTCACCACTTTTAATTCACTTTTAAGTAATTAATCCGTAGTATCAGAAATTTTATTGTCTTGTAACTTGATTCTCCTAAGTTCCCTTGGAGTAATTTTTGAAATATGTTAATTTGTCATCTTGTTTGAAAATAAGAAGTGCTGGTTTTCTTACATTGCTTGTTTCTCATCTTTTATGCTTGATATGCAGTCGTCAACCTTGTTCACCATGGATGTGTCAGGAGCTGCCTCTCAAAATGATGTGCCATTAGGCTTAGATACAAAAACCGCGGAAGAATATGCTTCCCAGGCTAAATTGTTTCAAGAGTTCACCAATATCTGTAGCATTGACAAAGCATGGATTTTTAAGTCTGATTGTGGTATGGCTGTTTCCTATTTGGTTGTTCTGTTTCTCTGTGCTGTAAGCTGATGCTGAGCAATCTTACTTTTATTCTCCTTGCCTTGTGTTTCTTAACATATAATCTTTCTTGAGCTGCAGAAAAGGGTTCCCAGGCAATGTTTCTTGTTAGCCAAGCAAATCTCTTGGCAAACAAAAGGAGGAAACACATGCTATCTGCTCATATTTCAGAAAAAAGTAACCAATCTGTTAGCTTCCATTGGGCCCCGTTCCCTGTTGAGATGACGGGTGTGTCTATAATTGCTCCCTCACCGTCAGGTTTGAAGCTTCTTGTAATTCGGAATCAAGAAAGTGGATCTCCCATCCAATTTGAGGTATGGGACTCATCTCAGTTGCAAAAGGAAATACATGTCCCACAATCTGTTCATGGATCAGTATATACAGAAGGATGGTAAGATGATGTGAAATCCCTTAAACTTTATAAAACGACTATGTCAATGTTTCTGAAATAGTTATATATGCAAATGAAATAGTAACTTAAAAAGCTCTTGGTACATCTTAGGTTTGAGGGCATCTCTTGGAACTCTGATGAAACTCAAATTGCTTATGTTGCTGAGGAGCCATCTTCCTCAAAGCCCATGTTTGATGGTTTCGGCTACAAGAAAGGAGGTTCTACAGATAAGGACTGTGGAAGCTGGAAAGGTCAAGGAGAGTGGGATGAGGACTGGGGGGAAACCTATGCGGGGAAAAGGCAGCCAGCACTCTTTGTCATCAATGTTAACAGGTCCACTTTCACTGTGTTCCTCAATGCTTCTAATAAGATGGGGAGAGCTGCATTGGATTTTTAAAACCTAATTTGAGCTTCTCTGCATTTTCAGTGGAGATGTCCGTGCTGTTCAAGGAATTGGGAAGTCCTTGAGTGTTGGACAAGTTGTATGGGTACCATCAACCAGTGGTTTGCAACAATATTTGGTTTTTGTTGGGTGGCCATCAGAAAATGGTCCGCAGAAAGTTGCAAGAAAGCTTGGCATGCAATATGCGTACAATAGGCCATGCGCCTTGTATGCAGTTAGTTCTCCATTTCATGAAGCAGAAGCTGATGTACTTCCACTCAAGTGTGTTTGCAATGTTCATGTTATCTTGTTGCTTTACCCATAACTCTTTCTTAATGTTAATATTAGATGCTGAGTTTCCAAACATTCTTTTCTGTTAACTTTGGATTCCTTATTATATCTCAGAATTACTGAAACCAAAGGCTCTGTGATGGTTAATCTAACTGAAAGCATAAGTAGTGCTCTGTTCCCGCGGTTCAGGTACATAGGTTCCAACTTTGTCCttcatattttttgtttttgtttatggTTGTGTTTTCTTTTCGTTTATTATAATACAGAGTTTTTAACCCTCAATAACAGACTGGCACAATATTTGTAGCAATACAATGAAATTTCTGAATCAAAATGGTGTTACTGGATCAAAGATCTGTCAATTTCCTTGATCCCATACCACACATACGAAATTGTTTTATGGTCAATAGCTTATCACAGGACTTGAAATATGCTCCATTCGTTTAAATGTCTGTTGCTTATTGTCACCATGCTGTGTAGTATGCACACATCTTGTTTTATAGGTACCTACTGTCTAGGAATGGAGGTGCCAGCATGGTGCACTGGTAAAGCCTGTGAATTCTTGTACTTCAGGCTTGGGATCCAATCCTGCCTGTTTGCATCTTAATTTGAGCCACTGCTAAAAACcccatatgaaagaagaaagcaagaaaaagaaaaattcttaGAAACTATtgactgaatgaaaataatattTATCCTGACAGTCCAGATGGAAAGTGTCTGGTGTTTCTGTCTGCAAAAAGTTCTGTGGACAGTGGAACATCCTTTGCAACACAATCGCTTCATAGAATTGATTGGCCCGCAGATGGAAAGCCATGCTCAAGTGCAGCACTTGTTGATGTGGTAAGTTCTTCTTATTTGCTAAAGTTGGATGTGGTTGTTCAGAAATCATCAAAGCTCAAGCAAATCCTTATAGAAATTCCTTGTTTAACCAATTTCATATAATTGGTGGTAAAGAACAAAGACATGTTTGGATTTTCTTTTGAATATTGGAGCCAATTTTCCAAAGCATTGAAGATAGAAGTAATGCTTCAGGCTGCATATGATCCCACTTTTCACCATTAAACTTCTCATACAAAATAATCTC is drawn from Telopea speciosissima isolate NSW1024214 ecotype Mountain lineage chromosome 1, Tspe_v1, whole genome shotgun sequence and contains these coding sequences:
- the LOC122661222 gene encoding light-inducible protein CPRF2-like, with product MDRVFSVEELSGQFWPAPPRSLSHSSMRTDEERNMMDRSSSEWAFQRFLQEASASENSPSPASSSAAVDTPSPPAVLSSSFVSPSSSSSKRAGDGGRERDDDVVEIRDPPPPPVSNPPPPNVPIDSEEYQNFLKNRLKLACAAVAWTRASSVKPQDSTQLADCRSQTSNTSQLGSQASAKGPGYVLSMGQDKVVRGPVGIPALPAMPKKSGVQAKPTTSGSSREQSDDDELEGETEITENMDPADAKRVRRMLSNRESARRSRRRKQAHLSELETQVSQLRVENSSLLKRLADINHKYTQAAVNNRILKADVETMRAKVKAAEETVKRVTGLNPLFPAMSEIPQMGMPYTGSPSDVSADAAAVPVQDDPKQHFYQPVPPPGGAIATNPLDGRVQSGLPDIPPAPVAPIAPVDEMQNVSRGTKIGRTASMQQVASLEHLQKRIRGGGTSCGPVQWDAGWEPGTP
- the LOC122648601 gene encoding pentatricopeptide repeat-containing protein At2g29760, chloroplastic-like, coding for MCREDVVPDVHTFQFLFKACARCSSTHMGRTIHGNFLKLCDESDVFAGNSLIHMYSELGHLDLAKRVFDQMDLKDVVSWTTMVGIYAKNGSMGEALKLFDQMPERNVVSWTSMVAGYAQTDKPEMSIQYFRKMVSANIKPDVVAMVSVLSACAPLRDLDLGKWIHHFIVREQICMNVNLAVALIDMYAKCGDIDAAQQVFDSMDCKTLVAWNTIIDGYCKLGKLDIARSLFDQMDYRDVITFNSMITGYIHNSSFKEALLLFSKLRGFGLKPDDFTVASALTACANLGSLYYGRILHGYIKENLTQTDVFVGTTLLDMYSKCGRIDRAMQVFKRMPKKDVLAWTAMISGLAMHGDGKSAIALFLLMREEGIQPNRVTYIGVLSACSHVGLVEEGHFHFNEMRYLYKIEPEIEHYGCMVDLLGRSGYLKDAERFIESMPIEPNAVIWGSLLGSCRVYNEVELAEKAAKHLLVLEPQKDAVYILLYNIYASTGRWASAFEIRGMMEDRGIKKSVGCSSIMIGGSVHEFVSGDRSHPEFDKINIMMGEIAERLMLAGHMPNPSEVSLDIDEEDKEQTLFSHSEKLAIAFGILKLGNNIPIHILKNLRICRDCHSAIKMIAKIWNREIVVRDRSRFHHFKQGGCSCGDFW